In Fusarium oxysporum f. sp. lycopersici 4287 chromosome 4, whole genome shotgun sequence, a genomic segment contains:
- a CDS encoding hypothetical protein (At least one base has a quality score < 10) — translation MVSSFDCYALVGYVNVIANDNLSCNHCSMSSPFTFQIFSDIIKIYQVVRASTVSSVRIIWRLMLLQALTRPSLPFGHERVTGSSQRSSTMRRVSWCERHTVFGRVAYTM, via the coding sequence ATGGTATCGAGCTTTGATTGCTATGCACTTGTTGGTTACGTCAATGTCATCGCCAACGACAATCTGAGCTGCAACCACTGCTCTATGTCCTCACCGTTTACATTTCAAATTTTCAgcgatatcatcaagatatATCAAGTCGTTAGGGCTTCTACAGTTTCCTCAGTCCGAATCATCTGGAGATTGATGCTCCTCCAAGCCCTGACAAGGCCATCGTTGCCCTTTGGCCATGAACGTGTGACTGGTAGCTCACAACGGTCATCTACCATGCGGCGGGTATCTTGGTGTGAACGCCACACAGTTTTCGGGCGAGTTGCGTACACCATGTAA
- a CDS encoding hypothetical protein (At least one base has a quality score < 10): KKSPLCSVHLQLRGKPGASKNREGVIAVADDAIELCVSAQAREGEAYKAVVQVLSGILGVPKSSLQLTHCIKSRDKTIVLGGIKGDGEDYARSIREILDKAAEE; the protein is encoded by the coding sequence AAAAAGTCTCCTCTGTGCTCTGtgcatcttcagcttcgcGGGAAACCGGGAGCCAGCAAGAACCGCGAGGGCGTCATAGCCGTCGCCGACGATGCAATCGAGCTGTGCGTTTCTGCTCAGGCGAGAGAGGGCGAGGCCTACAAGGCTGTAGTTCAGGTCCTCAGTGGTATATTGGGCGTGCCAAAGTCTAGTCTTCAGCTGACACACTGCATCAAGTCACGCGACAAGACGATTGTGCTGGGTGGGATCAAAGGTGATGGAGAAGATTATGCAAGAAGCATACGGGAGATACTTGACAAGGCAGCGGAGGAATGA
- a CDS encoding hypothetical protein (At least one base has a quality score < 10) gives MRRLSPIQALEPPRTSSVAVTAHRPHRHFILKGRQTWTSTTSSNIAKSTLASLFLHPNSPRYSTTNCMLATYPSIATASASSRLRRLSISGAMASAFSAYHGPAAAASQHTITALGRWSVLNNSLPAVDKIKSLHVYDFDNTLFKTPLPNPQLWNGPTIGTLSNQETFVNGGWWHDSRILAATGEGIDIEEKRAWDGWWNDKIVDLVKLSMKQKDALCVLLTGRSERGFAELIKKMVTAKGLEFDMIGLKPAVSPSSQKFQSTMHFKQLFLGALMETYKQAEEIRVYEDRPKHTKGFRDFFAEFNRQQNITPTRGPLTAEVIQVADCATTLDPVIEVAEIQHMINIHNEMVSKQSPRGRQHRLRIKKTVFFTGYMIGPEDTKKLIKLAHIPQNMPQHELKYHGNNILICPRPCPASILEKVGGMGSKMKWEVVGTACFENSIWAAQLRPIPQHAKFHTDNPSPLVVLALRKGIRPMDAGKIQNWQPLPPEKSFVFETVVGEKVILRIEPEDPREDEYESLFANKSSKRKHNGDEDWNQRNPHGHYSGRNESRGYHSGGRGGRGRGSRGGRGNARGGRGGRGRGGGYNYRSLDDVEPKNQQGGYGPQVDYDDAYPPLSKTNNPPVSAPSGPSQGRGPQPPRGPAPSQGRPMGVQAANNNSDLQHYY, from the exons ATGCGGCGCCTGTCGCCTATACAGGCCCTGGAGCCGCCTCGGACCAGTAGCGTCGCAGTTACAGCTCACAGGCCCCACCGTCACTTTATTCTCAAGGGTCGACAAACTTGGACCTCAACTACATCATCGAACATCGCCAAATCAACTCTAGCCTCGCTTTTCCTCCATCCCAATTCACCGCGATACTCTACGACCAACTGTATGCTCGCTACATATCCATCTATAGCAACAGCATCAGCGTCTTCTCGCCTTCGTAGACTCAGCATCTCAGGCGCCATGGCTTCGGCCTTCAGCGCATATCATGGGCCTGCAGCCGCCGCGTCGCAACACACTATCACAGCTCTGGGGCGATGGTCCGTTCTGAACAACTCATTACCAG CcgtcgacaagatcaaatCCTTGCACGTCTACGATTTCGACAACACTC TATTCAAGACCCCTCTACCGAATCCCCAACTCTGGAACGGGCCCACGATTGGAACATTATCGAATCAGGAAACGTTTGTCAATGGCGGCTGGTGGCATGACAGCCGCATCCTCGCGGCGACAGGGGAAGGCATCGATATTGAGGAAAAGCGTGCCTGGGATGGCTGGTGGAACGACAAAattgttgatcttgtcaagcTGAGCATGAAGCAGAAAGACGCCCTCTGCGTTCTACTAACGGGTCGATCGGAGCGCGGGTTCGCTGAGTTGATAAAGAAGATGGTGACGGCCAAAGGACTCGAATTCGATATGATTGGTCTCAAACCCGCGGTGAGCCCCTCAAGCCAAAAGTTTCAAAGTACGATGCACTTCAAGCAACTCTTTCTCGGGGCCCTGATGGAGACATACAAGCAAGCAGAAGAGATTCGCGTATATGAGGATCGACCAAAACACACAAAAGGCTTCCGCGACTTCTTCGCCGAGTTCAACCGCCAACAAAACATAACCCCAACACGTGGCCCTCTTACAGCTGAAGTGATCCAAGTGGCGGATTGCGCGACGACTCTAGATCCCGTCATCGAGGTCGCCGAGATTCAGCACATGATAAACATCCACAACGAGATGGTCTCGAAGCAATCCCCACGGGGACGCCAGCATCGGCTCAGGATTAAGAAGACTGTGTTCTTCACTGGTTACATGATTGGGCCCGAGGACacaaagaagctcatcaagctcgcACATATACCACAAAACATGCCCCAGCATGAGCTGAAGTACCACGGCAACAACATTCTCATCTGCCCCCGGCCGTGTCCAGCTAGTATCCTGGAAAAGGTCGGCGGCATGGGCAGTAAGATGAAGTGGGAGGTGGTGGGCACAGCTTGCTTTGAGAATAGTATTTGGGCGGCACAGCTTCGACCTATCCCCCAACACGCCAAGTTCCATACCGACAACCCCAGTCCGCTCGTCGTGCTAGCATTGAGGAAGGGCATCAGACCCATGGACGCGGGAAAGATTCAGAACTGGCAACCCCTGCCACCAGAAAAGTCTTTTGTTTTCGAAACTGTGGTTGGTGAGAAGGTCATTCTACGCATCGAGCCAGAGGATCCAAGAGAAGACGAGTACGAAAGTTTATTTGCCAACAAATCATCTAAAAGGAAGCATAACGGCGATGAGGACTGGAACCAGAGAAACCCACATGGTCATTACAGCGGACGCAACGAGTCCCGAGGCTATCATTCAGGCGGCCGAGGGGGTCGAGGTCGAGGTAGCCGTGGCGGCCGTGGTAATGCCAGAGGCGGCCGTGGTGGTCGTGGTAGAGGAGGAGGCTACAACTATCGGTCTCTCGACGATGTTGAGCCAAAGAACCAGCAGGGCGGCTACGGGCCACAGGTGGATTACGATGACGCCTACCCGCCGCTCAGCAAAACCAACAACCCTCCCGTATCAGCGCCCAGCGGTCCCAGTCAAGGCCGAGGCCCACAACCGCCTCGAGGTCCAGCACCATCACAAGGACGGCCCATGGGCGTTCAAGCAGCCAACAACAACTCGGATCTTCAGCATTACTATTAG
- a CDS encoding translation initiation factor eIF-2B subunit epsilon, producing the protein MNGVNEVYIYCGAHTDQVEDYISRSRWSPAARTSPFSVLQFVRVSDARSAGDVLRDMDKRSLVDGDFILVHGDLVSNIMLDGALAAHRKRRQDSAANIMTMVLRSGGEDDHRTKTNGITPIFVVDTKTQRCLHYDEMNPLASDRYMSLDPAVVDELSTEFEIRSDLIDAQIDICTPEVLALWSESFDYELPRRNFLHGVLKDWELNGKMIYTEICEDGYAARASNLQQYDAISRDVLGRWTYPFIPECNIVPKQAYQRHRPAVVVEHGAFYATTSEVQNSIIGRNSYIGPGSKISNSIIGRDCKIGNNVILKDCYIWDHTTVGDDARIYRSIVADSATIEENSSIAEGGLISFGVNIGKSIRLPKDTVISCVDSEGNPLTPDTELLGSGTNAATFKDPEDDEVDERDPCQLQKSLMYNLSQFNISTSSVSTLSSEISEDIPDENSLHVDTTDPSRRTSFASDDAGDKLSFHSEAVHGLVDALRAESGDFDSAKLEFMGLRLSNDASDAMMRRAVATAFARRAVELMTPEHGSLEPNKAAEQALKARKGATKFINEVGIGGDDDNEAEQVEFIIALQKALTRSQGPEQSRVGILLAAMLQHLYALDILEEEGILSWWENERAVEGEAMALLKEKCRVLVEWLENAEEEDDSDEE; encoded by the coding sequence ATGAACGGTGTCAACGAAGTCTACATCTACTGTGGTGCTCATACCGACCAAGTCGAAGACTACATCAGCCGATCTCGGTGGTCACCAGCCGCGCGCACATCTCCCTTTTCCGTTCTACAATTTGTCCGAGTCTCCGATGCACGATCAGCCGGCGATGTCCTACGCGATATGGACAAGCGATCTCTTGTCGACGGAGATTTTATCCTCGTGCATGGCGACCTCGTGTCCAACATCATGCTTGATGGTGCTCTGGCGGCGCACCGAAAACGGAGGCAAGACAGCGCAGCCAACATCATGACAATGGTGTTGCGCAGTGGTGGAGAGGATGATCACCGAACAAAGACAAATGGAATCACACCCATTTTTGTGGTCGACACAAAGACTCAGCGATGTCTTCACTACGATGAGATGAACCCCTTGGCAAGCGATCGATACATGTCATTAGATCCAGCTGTTGTGGATGAGCTATCAACTGAATTCGAGATTCGATCCGACCTCATCGATGCTCAGATCGACATTTGTACACCCGAGGTACTTGCGCTTTGGTCAGAAAGTTTCGATTACGAGCTTCCCAGGAGAAACTTCCTTCACGGCGTGCTCAAGGACTGGGAGCTGAACGGCAAGATGATCTATACCGAGATTTGCGAGGATGGTTACGCAGCCCGAGCAAGCAATCTACAGCAGTACGACGCCATCAGCCGCGACGTTCTAGGCCGATGGACTTATCCTTTTATTCCAGAGTGCAATATTGTTCCTAAGCAGGCTTACCAGCGTCACAGACCTGCGGTTGTGGTCGAGCACGGTGCATTCTACGCTACTACCTCCGAAGTCCAGAACTCGATCATCGGACGCAACAGCTACATTGGCCCAGGAAGTAAAATCTCCAACAGCATAATTGGGCGAGACTGCAAAATTGGTAACAACGTCATCTTGAAGGACTGTTACATCTGGGACCACACCACGGTCGGAGATGACGCAAGAATATACCGATCTATCGTGGCAGATTCGGCCACCATTGAAGAGAACTCATCTATAGCAGAAGGCGGCCTCATTTCCTTTGGTGTCAACATTGGAAAGAGCATTAGACTACCTAAAGATACTGTCATTTCATGCGTCGATTCTGAGGGCAATCCCTTGACGCCGGATACCGAGCTGCTTGGCTCTGGTACCAATGCCGCAACATTCAAGGAccctgaggatgatgaggttgacgagAGAGACCCCTGCCAGCTTCAGAAGAGTCTCATGTACAACCTTTCCCAGTTCAATATCTCTACCTCATCGGTATCGACACTATCTTCCGAAATCTCTGAAGATATCCCGGATGAGAATTCCTTGCATGTCGACACCACCGATCCCTCCCGCCGCACGTCCTTCGCCTCCGATGATGCTGGCGACAAACTCTCATTCCATAGCGAGGCCGTACACGGTCTGGTCGACGCTCTTCGTGCCGAGTCCGGTGATTTCGATTCGGCCAAGCTTGAGTTCATGGGCTTGCGTCTCTCCAACGATGCCTCGGACGCTATGATGCGCCGAGCTGTGGCCACCGCATTTGCCCGTCGCGCAGTCGAGCTCATGACCCCTGAGCACGGCAGTCTCGAACCCAACAAGGCTGCTGAACAAGCGCTAAAGGCTCGTAAAGGTGCAACAAAATTCATCAATGAGGTCGGAAttggcggcgatgatgataatgaggCCGAGCAAGTCGAGTTCATTATCGCGCTCCAGAAGGCTCTCACGCGTTCCCAAGGACCTGAGCAGTCCCGTGTTGGCATTCTCCTCGCCGCAATGCTACAGCACCTGTATGCGCTCGATATccttgaggaggagggtatTCTGAGTTGGTGGGAGAATGAGCGTGCCGTTGAGGGTGAGGCTATGGCATTGCTGAAAGAAAAGTGCCGCGTGTTGGTGGAGTGGTTGGAGAAcgccgaggaggaggatgacagCGATGAGGAATAG
- a CDS encoding translation initiation factor eIF-2B subunit epsilon: MSHKGNSGKGKKSSKSGAESKSEDVLQAVVLADSFQDRFKPFTIEKPRCLLPLANTPLIEYTLEFLAMNGVNEVYIYCGAHTDQVEDYISRSRWSPAARTSPFSVLQFVRVSDARSAGDVLRDMDKRSLVDGDFILVHGDLVSNIMLDGALAAHRKRRQDSAANIMTMVLRSGGEDDHRTKTNGITPIFVVDTKTQRCLHYDEMNPLASDRYMSLDPAVVDELSTEFEIRSDLIDAQIDICTPEVLALWSESFDYELPRRNFLHGVLKDWELNGKMIYTEICEDGYAARASNLQQYDAISRDVLGRWTYPFIPECNIVPKQAYQRHRPAVVVEHGAFYATTSEVQNSIIGRNSYIGPGSKISNSIIGRDCKIGNNVILKDCYIWDHTTVGDDARIYRSIVADSATIEENSSIAEGGLISFGVNIGKSIRLPKDTVISCVDSEGNPLTPDTELLGSGTNAATFKDPEDDEVDERDPCQLQKSLMYNLSQFNISTSSVSTLSSEISEDIPDENSLHVDTTDPSRRTSFASDDAGDKLSFHSEAVHGLVDALRAESGDFDSAKLEFMGLRLSNDASDAMMRRAVATAFARRAVELMTPEHGSLEPNKAAEQALKARKGATKFINEVGIGGDDDNEAEQVEFIIALQKALTRSQGPEQSRVGILLAAMLQHLYALDILEEEGILSWWENERAVEGEAMALLKEKCRVLVEWLENAEEEDDSDEE, encoded by the exons ATGTCGCACAAGGGCAATAGTGGAAAGGGCAAAAAGTCCTCAAAATCAGGAGCCGAGAGCAAAAGCGAGGATGTTCTCCAGGCGGTT GTCCTCGCCGACTCCTTTCAAGACAGATTCAAGCCCTTTACCATCGAGAAGCCAAGA TGTCTTCTCCCTCTCGCAAACACCCCCCTCATCGAGTATACCCTTGAATTTCTAGCCATGAACGGTGTCAACGAAGTCTACATCTACTGTGGTGCTCATACCGACCAAGTCGAAGACTACATCAGCCGATCTCGGTGGTCACCAGCCGCGCGCACATCTCCCTTTTCCGTTCTACAATTTGTCCGAGTCTCCGATGCACGATCAGCCGGCGATGTCCTACGCGATATGGACAAGCGATCTCTTGTCGACGGAGATTTTATCCTCGTGCATGGCGACCTCGTGTCCAACATCATGCTTGATGGTGCTCTGGCGGCGCACCGAAAACGGAGGCAAGACAGCGCAGCCAACATCATGACAATGGTGTTGCGCAGTGGTGGAGAGGATGATCACCGAACAAAGACAAATGGAATCACACCCATTTTTGTGGTCGACACAAAGACTCAGCGATGTCTTCACTACGATGAGATGAACCCCTTGGCAAGCGATCGATACATGTCATTAGATCCAGCTGTTGTGGATGAGCTATCAACTGAATTCGAGATTCGATCCGACCTCATCGATGCTCAGATCGACATTTGTACACCCGAGGTACTTGCGCTTTGGTCAGAAAGTTTCGATTACGAGCTTCCCAGGAGAAACTTCCTTCACGGCGTGCTCAAGGACTGGGAGCTGAACGGCAAGATGATCTATACCGAGATTTGCGAGGATGGTTACGCAGCCCGAGCAAGCAATCTACAGCAGTACGACGCCATCAGCCGCGACGTTCTAGGCCGATGGACTTATCCTTTTATTCCAGAGTGCAATATTGTTCCTAAGCAGGCTTACCAGCGTCACAGACCTGCGGTTGTGGTCGAGCACGGTGCATTCTACGCTACTACCTCCGAAGTCCAGAACTCGATCATCGGACGCAACAGCTACATTGGCCCAGGAAGTAAAATCTCCAACAGCATAATTGGGCGAGACTGCAAAATTGGTAACAACGTCATCTTGAAGGACTGTTACATCTGGGACCACACCACGGTCGGAGATGACGCAAGAATATACCGATCTATCGTGGCAGATTCGGCCACCATTGAAGAGAACTCATCTATAGCAGAAGGCGGCCTCATTTCCTTTGGTGTCAACATTGGAAAGAGCATTAGACTACCTAAAGATACTGTCATTTCATGCGTCGATTCTGAGGGCAATCCCTTGACGCCGGATACCGAGCTGCTTGGCTCTGGTACCAATGCCGCAACATTCAAGGAccctgaggatgatgaggttgacgagAGAGACCCCTGCCAGCTTCAGAAGAGTCTCATGTACAACCTTTCCCAGTTCAATATCTCTACCTCATCGGTATCGACACTATCTTCCGAAATCTCTGAAGATATCCCGGATGAGAATTCCTTGCATGTCGACACCACCGATCCCTCCCGCCGCACGTCCTTCGCCTCCGATGATGCTGGCGACAAACTCTCATTCCATAGCGAGGCCGTACACGGTCTGGTCGACGCTCTTCGTGCCGAGTCCGGTGATTTCGATTCGGCCAAGCTTGAGTTCATGGGCTTGCGTCTCTCCAACGATGCCTCGGACGCTATGATGCGCCGAGCTGTGGCCACCGCATTTGCCCGTCGCGCAGTCGAGCTCATGACCCCTGAGCACGGCAGTCTCGAACCCAACAAGGCTGCTGAACAAGCGCTAAAGGCTCGTAAAGGTGCAACAAAATTCATCAATGAGGTCGGAAttggcggcgatgatgataatgaggCCGAGCAAGTCGAGTTCATTATCGCGCTCCAGAAGGCTCTCACGCGTTCCCAAGGACCTGAGCAGTCCCGTGTTGGCATTCTCCTCGCCGCAATGCTACAGCACCTGTATGCGCTCGATATccttgaggaggagggtatTCTGAGTTGGTGGGAGAATGAGCGTGCCGTTGAGGGTGAGGCTATGGCATTGCTGAAAGAAAAGTGCCGCGTGTTGGTGGAGTGGTTGGAGAAcgccgaggaggaggatgacagCGATGAGGAATAG